The Miscanthus floridulus cultivar M001 unplaced genomic scaffold, ASM1932011v1 fs_53_2_3, whole genome shotgun sequence DNA window tctcctgcgtgttcgagaaaaaaaaactaatataaTAATTGTTGGTCAAAGGTTCGTCCCAATGAAACATGTGCCTTAAATTATGTGACCGGGAGTGTTAATGCCTTTTTATATTTTATAAGTTTTCCTTTTCGTTGGGTCTcatctctagcctaccccaactttgGTTGGGACTAAAAGGCTCTGTTGTTGTACTAGATTGTACTGTACCCGTAAAAACCTAAAAATTGCTGTTCTGTATTACTAAACTTTATTTTAACCTCTTAGTGCCACCTCTTAGTAACAGCCTAACAGGTAGTGATACTCACCTACTCCAAGATGGGTGTTTACACTAGCATATCGTGCTGTTCCTGTGAGGTTTTTGTTCTCCCTACAGTAAcaacaaagaaaaacatataaGCTTCGAACCTGTATCCCAAGCTGTAACAGAACAAAAAAAACTCTTTTCCAATAACtgtttttaatataatgaaataaGTAATCACCTATGATAATTAGTCCTTTTCTTACAATGTtagtatggtactaataatatGTAATGTTACTCAGTGTCCCAGTTCTTTCTTAAAATTGCAACGACGATCTTTAAAAATGGTTGTACATATTCCTTTTTTCGGGAGGGCGttgggagaaagagagagggggggggggggggggggggggggggggggggtcgtcaCATCGCATGGAGTTTAAATCTAGAAAAGAAAACTCAGTTTAAAACCGTTCAGATTTTATTGAACCGACCCAGTTAAGATTTCAGGTAGATTGCATGGAATGGCAGTAGAAATATATAGCTTTTGGAACCAATACATTCAGTAGCAGATATCAACCCATGTTATGTTCCAAGCACAGTAACACAAATTCTTAAGCAAGGTTCAATTAATTATTAAACAGCCATGCCAACCAAGCTGTTAACCAAAATAGGCAAAACAATACATCTGTCAAACAGAATATAGTAAGTGAGGATATCCCAAAGGTTGCTTCTACAGGGTTCAGAAACTAGTGTCTGATACTAAGCAAATAGCATTCATAGTGAATGACAAGTACCGTGCTAGAAACATTCCAGGTATAAAGAGAAATTGCTTCATAGCAATCATAAGAACCGTTTCTGATTACCTGTATGGTATGTGTCTATGAGTTTGGAGGTCTCGATACTTCTTTGCAAGGCCATAGTCAATGACATAAACCTGTAAAGAGTGCACTCAATTTTTAAGCAGTTATACCTTTGCTGGCAGTAAGCACATGTTATATCAATCACTAAAAAAACACACTTGTTTCTTGGTAGTAGTTGCACGAAATATACATGACAGAAGTTTGGATGCAGATATTATCTCATAAAAGTTAGCACAGCTAGAGTAACCTTCAATGCACAATAAGAACTTTTAGTCCTTCCAAAGACTTGATATGTTATAAATATCATATATTAAATAAAACATATTCAAGCTACAGCCATTCAAATCCATAGACATCAATTGAAGTAGCTTCTCAGTTGCAGTAAATATTGTAACAAAAAAAATAAAGGAGTCTGGGTTAATTCAGTCATCATGATCCAGAAGTGTCCTGAGTGTTATAAATAGCAGGCCCTGGCATTTAGCGATCTGTCTCAAACAGCTAATGGCCGGCTAAATCGGGCTATAGCGGCCAAATTGTACATGGGAGCAAATAACTAGACCCTCCTCAAACAGCTATCCTGAGATAGCTTGAGCTATAGCAGGAGATTTAAAAGTTAAAACCCTGCCTGTGACGGCAGCTATGCAGAGAACAGTCTATGGCCATTGTGCTTGAATTTTAGCCTGACTTGTGTGCTATGATTGGAAGACTCAAACCAGCCACAACAAAAGTTTTATCAGTAACATGCTCATGAGTGGCACCAACCTGACTTGCTTTACGGCCTAAGCCCATGAGGAAGTTGTCTGGCTTGATATCACGATGAAGAAACCCCCTCGTGTGCATATACTCTACCCTGGCTATCTGTATGAAAACAACAGGAAGACAATCACTTGGCAAGCATCCACCAAATAAAAATTCAAGAATTGAGAAATAGGGCCATCAATTTTACAGGTATGTTGCCATACAGGTAACAAAagctaaaaaaataaaatgacaTGACCTGTAGAAGAAACTAACCATCTGATCAGCTAGCGTAAGTACTGTTTTAAGAGAGAACTTTCTGTTGCAGTAGTtgaacaagtcttcaagacttgGACCAAGAAGATCAATGACCATGACATTGTACTCCCCCTCCACTCCAAACCATTTCAAATGAGGAATTCCAGCTGAAGTTTGgaaaagaaatatattaaatCAGTGAAAGCATATGAAGCAAGCGACCTGTGTCCTTGTATTAGTACTTACTTCCCCCTTGGAGAAGCATGTACAGTTTCGATTCATAATGAAGCTGAGGATGCCTTGATTTTACAGATTCCTGGTAAACATGAGATGAAGGAAAACGGTCAGGTAGCATGTCTTGACTCTTGAGGCTGAAAGGGGGACTACCAAGACTAAGACTGACAGATCATATTGCTTGAAAATGGCTAACCTCATTCTGTCTCAATATGTTCAGGCTAGAAAGCCATTACATATAGAACAATATAACCTAAATACACCCCCACTTCTTTTTTTGCTACAGTCAATCCATAATCCGTGTCATATATATACAGGATAAAAagtaaaatttaaaattatcttatcatggacCACCAGAAATCAACTTTCTGCAAGTGCTTTTTTCATATGCTCAAGCACTATGAAAATTTGACTTGTtactttcttttttttaaaaaaaaaataggtgCTGTTATACAGCCAGACTAATGAAAGGTAACAGCACCATGATTGGAACTGGATCCACAGGTCAATTCGCATGGACAACCAAGAAAAGGTTTGAAAGTCTTGTTATTAGTCATGTAAAAATATAACTCGGAACCATACCAATCTTTTGAAAAGCAATTACATGCAGAACACCATTCATTTTCATAATTATGTCACACCGTACACAAGAATTCATCACGAAACCGTTTCTAGCAATGGTTGACCAAAGATATGTATGCATATGGAACAAACTAATGCCGAATGTCAGGCATATACTTCCACGAGAGAAAGAAAAATGGTCCACGAACAGTATCAGATTATCTCATACCAACTTGATAGCCACCTCCTCGCCGCTCTGTACGTTGACGCCTGCAGCCCAAAAAAACATCAGCGCATCAGCAACAAACGCGGAACGACGAGCAAAACAAAACAGCGGCGCGTAGGAACCCGCAGAGACGCGTGAGAGATTCAATCAAGAACCCGGCAAGGCGCGTACCGAGATAGAGCTCCCCGAAAGATCCGCTCCCGATCTTCTTCCCAAGCTTAAACTTCCCTCCGATCACGTGCTCCATTCCCGCAACACCGCCGCACGATTCACCTAGCCAACAACCGCCCCGCAGATCGTCCCCCTCCGATGGGGAGCGCTCACATTGCCCGTCCGCAGCAAGATTCGAGCCCGGAACGCCCGGGAACGAGGGTTTCCCCGGATCTCCGGACCAAAGGTAGATTCCGCGCCGCGAACCGCCGCGTGCGACGGAGCAGTCAAGGCCGACCGGCGgacgggcgggcggcggcggtgaggCGGATCGAATTGCCGAGCCAACTCGGAGGTTTCGGGTAGAATTCGGGGCCTGGGGCGAGGGATTCGCGTCTCTGATTTCCGGGGGATTTTGGGTAGCGTTTGGTTTGGAGGTAAGATGAGTGGGTACGGTCCCGTATCTGATTTATGGAACGGGAtagctttatttttttttttagtCGACGAGAGACAGGATCGATTCATTTTGTGTTTAGTTTAGAGACATAAAAAGTGAGATGAGCTACCGATAAGTGGAATCCATttataagtttttttttattattattattttctttctcttctcctTATCTGTTCCTCTCTCCTTATCTCTTCCTCCCTATGCCCGCCAGCCACTCGTAGCAGGGCCAGGGCGCAGATCACCTGCCGGCGACTTGCAGCAGGGCAGCCCCGCACCTCCTCCGCCAGAGCCTGGACGCGCGCTGCCCCGGGCTTCCTCCGCACGGCGCCCCGAGCCTCCTCCGCAGGTGGGGTTGGAGCTCACGCGGCGACGGCAGGACCAGCCCCTAGAGCTCGCCCTCCGTCGGCTACCTTGCCACGCCTCCTCCGCAGCCCTCGACCCCGCGCCTCCTCCGCCCCGTGTCCCGGGCCTACTCCGCCCGCGCCTCCTCCACTAGAGCTCGCCAGGGCCgggcacggcggtgcgcggcaAGGCCGCAGGCGAAGCTCGCCGGGACCGGTACAGGAATCGCTCGAGCGCGtggctcctctctctcctcttctccgTGTCCGGCACGGCTCCTCTCTGCGACCTCGTCCGCGTCCGGCACCTCCGTCGCTCGCTCGTCCCCCCCTAGGACGGACCCCATCCGTGAAATTTTGGGGGATGGGGTCGCCCTGCATCTCACGCGAATATTCGCGTGGATGACGTCCCGGCTCCACTTTGCCCCCAAACCAAACAAAGTCGATCCCGAGACCATCCCACCTAGTCCTCCTAACCAAACACACAGTTAATTTCGGGTGGTGGGATGGAGGGGCTCATTAATAGAGTTGAGGCTTTTTAATTGTGTACCGTTAAAAAAAGTTTATAACCATGcacaagccattaaaaaaatTCAGTTGAAACAGTACCACCGTTCTGAACTTTTTTTTCTCTCCAAATCATTCCGTCCATTTTTTCTATCTAATGGTGTCAAACAGACAGATAAAATAACCATTTTACTCTATAGTTGGGTCCGTTTGGCAGCCATCTAAACTTTCTCTTTGTCTTTCTCTTCTCTTTCATGTGCACACGAAGGCCAAAGGGAGCTCTGCGCCGTCCACCAGGGGCGCATCCACGGCGTGCTGCTGCCGTCGAACTAGTCCGCGGTGGGCGGCTCCTTGTTTGTAAGCGACCGGGCGTCCTTCTCCGGCTTGTCGTCGTTCGACAACTCCAACTCCTCGTTCCGGATGCTCTAGTCGCAGCAGTACTCGGGCCCGCTGGATAGCTACAGCGGCAGCAGTAGCATCGTGTCGCCATCGACATCGACATCGACGTTGGCCATGAACTCGGGTGTGTCGTCGGTGTCACGCCACCCCGCATGCACCGACGAGCAGATCCTCGCGGACCTCTACGCCACACGTCATCGGCGGCGGTAGGCGTCTTTGCAAGGCCAACTTGCTCCTTGGTGGCCTTCCTTGGCGGCCTCCACAGGGCCGTCGCGTCGGTGCTGCGTGCATGGCCGTGCGTGTCCCCCGACGGCGGGAAGGAGCACATCGTGGCAGTCGGCAATGGCGCACCGGACGTCGACGgtggtggtggcgcggcgagggtgCAGTGGGCGCGCGGGAAGGCCAGGGAGGACAGGGTGCACATGGTTGTGTCGGAGGAACATGGCTAGATGTTCGTCGGCATCTACGACGGCTACAATGGGCCTGACGCCACCAACTACCTCGTCGTGCACCTGTACGCGGCCGTGTGCCGCGAGCTCAACGGCGTGCTGCTGCGCATGGAgtctgaggatgaggatgaggagtctGAGGTGGCGGCGCGGTGCAACGGACGTGCACGCGGCATGCGGGAGCACGGGCACGACGTGCTGGACGCGCTTGCCCGCGCCTTGAGGAGCACGGAGGCCAGGTACTTCGCGGAGGCGGAGATGCGCGCGGCGGTAAGGCAGCCCGAGCCCAGCCTTTGTGGCATCCGCGAGACCGCGACGGCGCGGCGTGGGAGTGTTGAGCTCCGCCCCGGCCGCCGTGGGAGcgcaggggggggggggagctcTGCCTTGCCCTCCACGGGCGCGGGTGCAGGAGAGCTCCGCCGGCCACCGCGGGTGCGTGCACGGGGGCAGCTCCGCCTCGTCCACCGCGGGCACAGgggcgggcgagctccgcccggCCGCCGCGAGCGCGCGCACCGGGGAGCTTTgccgcgggcgcgggcgtgggcgctggCGAGCTCCGCCCGGCCACAACGAGCGCGCGCAGGGGGGAGCTTCGCCCCAGCCACCACGGTTGTGTGTGGAGGGCAGCTCCGTCCCTGCCGTCGCTGGCGCGGGCGCAGGCGAGCTCTGCCTGGCCGCCGCAAGCGCGAGTGAGTGAGCTCTGCCGCGGTGCGGGCACGGGAGAGCAAGCTCCACCCTGGCGTCGGTAGGGCGCAAGGCTGGCGCGTGGCGAGGAGGAAGGTGGAGCTAGGTCACTGACAGCTTGACCCCACTAGGTAGAGAGAAAGAAGCAAGAGAATAGGACGAGAGAAGGGTATTTTGGATGTTTACACTGACCAAACCCATGTGTAAGGGCTGCCAAACGGTGAAAAACAAATAGAACACCGACGGAATATTTGAAGAGCAAAGAAGTTTAGAACGATGGCACTCGTGTGAGCTTAACTTTTTAAATAATTTATACGTAATTATAAACTTTTTAATGGCACATGGATAAAAGCCTTTGTAAAGAAAGCGTAGAGGGGATGGGTGGGACGCGGAAATCGTGGGAAACGGACGGGGGCTGGGCAACGGATAGGAGGGATAGGGGAGCACGGCGATGCGTTCCCGTTTCTTTGTGCCTGCGGTCTCCATTTTCCTGATCCTTGTCTGCTGGTGTGTTGCCTTTTGCCCCGGTCTTTTGTTGCGTCTGGTTTTTGTGCTTTCGCATGGTTCTTTCTTTACGTAGATTCGTAGAATACTAGTTTCTGTGAGATGCGGAAATCCTCGTTGCAGGAAAAAGAACGTCTAGATATTCATGGGACATGTTTGGAACgtataaattttaaaattttatagaa harbors:
- the LOC136532155 gene encoding casein kinase 1; this translates as MEHVIGGKFKLGKKIGSGSFGELYLGVNVQSGEEVAIKLESVKSRHPQLHYESKLYMLLQGGTGIPHLKWFGVEGEYNVMVIDLLGPSLEDLFNYCNRKFSLKTVLTLADQMIARVEYMHTRGFLHRDIKPDNFLMGLGRKASQVYVIDYGLAKKYRDLQTHRHIPYRENKNLTGTARYASVNTHLGVGEYHYLLGCY